A region of [Bacteroides] pectinophilus DNA encodes the following proteins:
- a CDS encoding PFL family protein, with the protein MINVFEVNETNKMIQQENLDVRTITMGISLLDCADSDLNKLNENIYNKITTCAKDLVKTGQEIEKEFGIPIVNKRISITPIAMVGASACHTPEDYVTIAKTLDRAAKTVGVNFLGGYSAVVSKGMTKSDELLIRSIPQALAQTEFICSSVNVGSTKTGINMDAVKLMGEIVKETAEVTADRDSLGCAKLVVLCNAPDDNPFMAGAFHGVSEADCIINVGVSGPGVVKYALESVRDANFEVLCETIKKTAFKITRVGQLVAQEASKRLGVPFGIIDLSLAPTPAIGDSVADILQEIGLERAGAPGTTAALALLNDQVKKGGVMASSYVGGLSGAFIPVSEDQGMIDSVLAGALTIEKLEAMTCVCSVGLDMIAIPGDTKATTISGIIADEAAIGMVNQKTTAVRVIPVVGKTVGDTVEFGGLLGYAPIMPVNNFDCSRLVNRAGRIPAPIHSFKN; encoded by the coding sequence ATGATTAACGTATTTGAGGTAAATGAAACTAACAAGATGATCCAGCAGGAGAATCTTGATGTGCGTACTATAACAATGGGTATCAGCCTTCTTGACTGTGCTGATTCAGATCTCAATAAGCTTAACGAGAATATTTATAATAAGATTACAACATGCGCAAAAGATCTTGTTAAGACAGGACAGGAGATAGAGAAAGAGTTTGGAATTCCAATTGTTAATAAGAGAATATCAATTACTCCTATTGCTATGGTTGGAGCAAGTGCATGCCATACACCTGAGGATTATGTGACAATTGCAAAGACACTTGACCGTGCAGCTAAGACTGTGGGCGTTAATTTTCTTGGAGGATATTCTGCGGTTGTTTCTAAGGGCATGACGAAGAGTGACGAGCTTCTTATCCGTTCAATCCCACAGGCACTTGCACAGACTGAATTCATATGCAGTTCGGTGAATGTAGGTTCAACAAAGACAGGTATCAATATGGACGCCGTTAAGCTTATGGGCGAGATTGTCAAGGAGACAGCTGAGGTTACGGCAGACAGGGATTCTCTCGGATGTGCCAAGCTTGTTGTACTCTGTAATGCTCCCGACGATAATCCGTTCATGGCAGGTGCTTTCCATGGTGTATCAGAAGCAGACTGCATTATAAATGTCGGCGTAAGCGGACCGGGGGTTGTTAAGTATGCACTTGAGAGCGTACGTGACGCGAATTTTGAGGTGCTTTGCGAGACAATCAAAAAGACAGCATTTAAGATTACAAGAGTAGGCCAGCTTGTTGCACAGGAAGCATCAAAAAGACTCGGTGTACCGTTCGGCATAATCGACCTTTCGCTTGCACCTACACCGGCAATCGGTGACAGTGTTGCAGATATCCTTCAGGAGATTGGTCTTGAGCGTGCCGGTGCTCCGGGAACAACAGCAGCACTTGCCCTGCTTAATGATCAGGTCAAGAAAGGCGGTGTAATGGCATCTTCATATGTAGGAGGACTCAGCGGTGCATTCATTCCTGTCAGTGAAGATCAGGGAATGATTGATTCAGTACTTGCGGGAGCACTTACAATCGAGAAGCTTGAGGCTATGACATGCGTATGTTCGGTAGGGCTTGATATGATTGCAATTCCGGGAGATACAAAGGCAACAACAATCTCAGGTATTATCGCTGACGAAGCGGCAATCGGAATGGTTAACCAGAAGACAACAGCTGTAAGAGTTATTCCGGTAGTAGGAAAGACAGTAGGTGATACGGTAGAATTCGGCGGACTTCTCGGATATGCGCCTATTATGCCGGTCAATAACTTCGACTGCAGCAGGCTCGTGAACAGAGCGGGAAGAATTCCGGCTCCTATACACAGCTTTAAGAACTAA
- a CDS encoding ACT domain-containing protein, translated as MKKVVITVVGKDTVGIIARVCTYLADAGVNILDISQTIVSGYFNMMMIVDMSASKRSFDEMQAELDKAGEDIGVSIKCQREEIFDMMHRI; from the coding sequence ATGAAAAAAGTAGTAATAACAGTAGTAGGCAAGGACACAGTAGGAATTATCGCAAGAGTATGTACATATCTTGCTGATGCAGGAGTTAATATTCTTGATATCTCACAGACAATTGTGTCAGGCTATTTCAATATGATGATGATTGTTGATATGAGTGCTTCAAAAAGGTCTTTTGACGAGATGCAGGCTGAACTTGATAAAGCCGGTGAGGATATTGGCGTATCAATTAAGTGCCAGCGTGAAGAAATTTTTGACATGATGCATAGAATCTAA
- a CDS encoding MBL fold metallo-hydrolase, producing the protein MRMMSIASGSSGNCIYIGSDNTHILIDAGVSRKRIVEGLHKADIDIKDISAILVTHEHSDHISGLGVVSRKDEVPIYASAGTIDGILAQSSIGKMPEGLCHSVEADRDFKINDLTVHPFRVSHDANEPYAYSVECDGHHMGVVTDLGKYDDYVISNMKNMEALLIEANHDVRMLQVGSYPYYLKQRILGDKGHLSNESSGRLLGELLNDRLKGIMLGHLSKENNYAELAYETVRLEIDMGDTGYKAGDFKMEVAGRSCPSDIIEV; encoded by the coding sequence ATGAGGATGATGAGCATAGCCAGTGGAAGCAGTGGTAACTGTATCTATATCGGCTCTGATAATACACATATACTTATTGATGCCGGTGTTAGCCGCAAACGCATCGTGGAAGGATTACATAAGGCAGACATTGACATTAAGGATATATCTGCAATCCTCGTGACACATGAACATTCAGACCACATAAGCGGACTGGGCGTTGTATCGCGTAAGGATGAAGTTCCGATATATGCTTCGGCAGGGACAATAGACGGAATACTTGCACAGAGTTCGATTGGCAAGATGCCTGAAGGATTGTGCCATAGTGTTGAAGCCGACAGGGATTTTAAGATTAATGACCTCACAGTTCATCCGTTCAGGGTATCACATGATGCCAATGAGCCATATGCATATTCTGTTGAATGTGACGGGCATCACATGGGGGTTGTAACTGACCTTGGCAAGTATGACGACTATGTCATATCTAATATGAAGAACATGGAGGCGCTTCTTATCGAAGCTAATCATGATGTAAGAATGCTTCAGGTTGGAAGTTATCCGTATTATCTGAAGCAGCGTATCCTCGGTGATAAGGGACATCTTTCCAATGAATCATCGGGAAGGCTCTTAGGGGAGCTGCTCAATGACAGGCTTAAGGGAATAATGCTTGGACATCTGAGCAAAGAAAATAACTATGCAGAGCTGGCATACGAAACTGTGCGGCTTGAAATAGACATGGGCGATACAGGTTACAAGGCAGGTGACTTCAAGATGGAAGTTGCAGGCAGAAGCTGCCCATCAGATATTATTGAAGTATAA
- a CDS encoding cell division protein FtsA, giving the protein MINVEKIRDDLVFGLDIGTRNVVGVVGYMNKSRFMVIAMACREHDTRAMIDGQIHDIYKVGDTIRSVKNDLERQLDMKLTDVCIAAAGRVLRTLNVSAEYTFEEETRVTQEHIYSLNLLAVEKAHNEINGSSGQTRFFCVGNTPVRYRLNGYDINNLEGHKAETIGVDLIATFLPEEVVDGLYEAVSYAGLQVASLTLEPIAAINIAIPESYRLLNIALVDVGAGTSDICITKDGSIVAYGMIPYAGDEITEAVARGCLVDFNTAEQIKVQASQKNGKVTYKDIMGLSQTVPAETIRNIASEAMMKIAEETARKIRDINGGKPANAVFLVGGGGKMAGYSDMLAEKLELPKERVAVRGEEVLTSVDFDVDNYKKDALFVTPVGICTNYYSQKNNFMFVSVNDQRLKMYDNNHLTVVDAIMQVGFPNEKLFPRRGEALEFTVNGNARLARGRMGEAAVVTLNGRPANLNAPIARNDSIYVTESTMGEPGAITIGQLDEFNSTVKLVVNDKTVLCPRFAYVNGELQSQFYDIRQGDDIVMENYYTVAQLFEFLDIDISGFDVYVNNVLADADTKVYENFTVRTAAADEEPAVEAAGAYAAVQEEAAAADEYCEENTAENAAEKAAEPEAAHDIYITVNSEPVKLSGKKKYVLVDLFDFYQFDLNSPQKGGNIVLKHNGVAGDYMGPLNDGDNVELYWQ; this is encoded by the coding sequence ATGATTAATGTAGAAAAGATTAGGGATGATCTCGTCTTCGGACTTGATATAGGAACACGTAATGTTGTAGGTGTCGTTGGATATATGAATAAGTCCAGGTTCATGGTTATCGCCATGGCATGCAGGGAACATGATACAAGGGCAATGATTGACGGACAGATTCACGATATATACAAAGTAGGTGATACAATAAGAAGTGTTAAGAATGACCTTGAGCGTCAGCTTGACATGAAGCTTACGGATGTATGCATAGCAGCAGCCGGACGAGTGCTGCGGACACTGAATGTATCGGCAGAATATACATTTGAGGAAGAGACAAGAGTTACGCAGGAACACATATACTCACTCAATCTGCTTGCTGTCGAGAAAGCACATAATGAGATTAACGGCAGCAGCGGACAGACACGGTTCTTCTGTGTGGGTAATACACCTGTAAGATACAGACTCAATGGATATGATATCAATAATCTGGAAGGACATAAGGCTGAGACGATAGGGGTTGACCTTATTGCAACATTTCTTCCTGAGGAAGTTGTTGACGGACTTTATGAGGCTGTCTCTTACGCCGGTCTGCAGGTGGCAAGCCTTACACTCGAGCCGATTGCGGCAATCAATATTGCTATACCGGAGAGCTACAGGCTTCTTAATATTGCGCTTGTTGATGTTGGAGCAGGTACATCTGATATATGTATAACTAAGGATGGAAGTATTGTTGCATACGGAATGATTCCTTATGCAGGAGATGAGATTACAGAAGCGGTTGCAAGAGGATGCCTTGTTGATTTTAATACCGCAGAGCAGATAAAGGTTCAGGCAAGCCAGAAGAATGGCAAGGTTACATACAAAGATATTATGGGGCTCTCACAGACTGTTCCGGCGGAAACAATCCGCAATATTGCATCTGAGGCAATGATGAAGATTGCTGAGGAAACGGCAAGGAAGATACGCGATATTAACGGCGGCAAGCCTGCCAATGCCGTGTTCCTCGTAGGAGGAGGCGGCAAGATGGCGGGATATTCCGATATGCTTGCCGAGAAGCTTGAGCTTCCTAAGGAAAGAGTTGCAGTACGTGGAGAAGAGGTTCTTACCTCAGTTGACTTTGATGTGGATAATTATAAAAAGGATGCACTTTTTGTGACTCCTGTCGGCATATGCACGAATTATTACAGCCAGAAAAATAATTTCATGTTTGTAAGTGTTAACGACCAGAGACTTAAGATGTATGACAATAATCATCTTACTGTTGTGGATGCAATAATGCAGGTCGGATTCCCTAATGAGAAGCTTTTCCCAAGACGCGGCGAGGCACTTGAATTCACGGTTAACGGCAATGCAAGACTTGCAAGGGGAAGAATGGGAGAAGCGGCAGTTGTGACGCTTAACGGCAGACCTGCCAATCTTAATGCTCCTATTGCACGTAATGACAGCATATATGTAACAGAATCGACGATGGGAGAACCGGGAGCAATAACTATAGGACAGCTCGATGAATTCAATTCGACTGTCAAGCTCGTTGTGAATGATAAGACGGTGCTCTGCCCAAGGTTTGCATATGTTAACGGGGAATTACAGTCACAGTTCTATGACATCAGACAGGGCGATGACATTGTAATGGAGAATTATTATACTGTTGCACAGCTGTTTGAATTCCTCGACATTGATATAAGCGGCTTTGATGTTTATGTTAATAATGTGCTTGCAGATGCAGATACAAAGGTATATGAGAATTTTACAGTCAGAACGGCTGCTGCAGATGAGGAACCGGCAGTTGAAGCAGCTGGAGCTTATGCGGCAGTACAAGAAGAGGCAGCTGCGGCAGATGAATATTGTGAAGAAAATACCGCAGAAAATGCCGCAGAAAAAGCCGCAGAACCGGAAGCTGCGCATGATATATATATTACGGTTAATTCAGAACCTGTTAAGTTATCGGGCAAGAAAAAATATGTGCTGGTAGATTTGTTTGATTTCTATCAATTTGATTTGAATTCGCCTCAAAAAGGTGGTAATATCGTGCTTAAGCATAATGGCGTAGCCGGTGACTACATGGGACCGCTTAATGACGGTGATAATGTTGAGTTATACTGGCAGTAG
- the coaE gene encoding dephospho-CoA kinase (Dephospho-CoA kinase (CoaE) performs the final step in coenzyme A biosynthesis.), which produces MYVFGITGGVGAGKSTVLRLIKENFNASVIEADEVGRMLMEPGNSAYLKIVEIFGEDILDNPGEQGSPINRAKLAGIVFNNKNKRMVLNGIVHPLVKKYITEEIGRIRCAEKYDYVFVEAALLIEDHYDIICDELWYIYADEETRRERLKSSRGYSDEKIDSVFASQLSDEQFRSHCSRVIDNSHDEQMTLGQLKEIIGYYD; this is translated from the coding sequence ATGTACGTTTTTGGTATAACCGGAGGCGTGGGTGCCGGCAAATCAACGGTGCTCAGGCTGATAAAAGAGAACTTTAATGCATCGGTAATTGAGGCAGATGAGGTTGGAAGAATGCTTATGGAGCCGGGTAACAGTGCATATCTTAAGATAGTTGAGATATTTGGAGAGGATATTCTTGATAATCCCGGTGAACAGGGTTCTCCAATCAACAGGGCAAAGCTTGCCGGGATAGTGTTCAACAATAAGAATAAGAGGATGGTTCTCAATGGAATAGTACATCCGCTTGTTAAAAAATACATCACCGAAGAAATCGGAAGGATAAGGTGTGCTGAAAAATATGATTATGTATTTGTTGAGGCGGCACTTCTTATAGAAGATCATTATGACATTATATGTGATGAACTGTGGTATATATATGCTGATGAAGAAACAAGAAGGGAAAGGCTTAAGTCAAGCCGTGGGTATTCGGATGAAAAAATTGATTCGGTATTCGCAAGCCAGTTGTCAGATGAACAGTTCCGCAGCCATTGCAGCCGTGTGATAGACAATTCACATGATGAACAGATGACACTTGGGCAGTTAAAGGAGATTATCGGTTATTATGATTAA
- the polA gene encoding DNA polymerase I, with protein sequence MAKLVLIDGHSILNRAFYGVPDLTNAQEVHTNAIYGFLNIMFKIIDEEKPEHLIVAFDMSAPTFRHKMFAEYKGTRKPMPEELRQQVPLIKEVLEAMGIEIVQKEGYEADDILGTIAKHSEKNGLDVSIVSGDRDILQIATEHIMIRIPKTKKGVTEIENYNACDVEALYGVTPAEFIDMKALMGDSSDNIPGAPGIGEKTAGAIIQKFGSVENAYNHIDEVTPNRARNSLADNYDQVLLSKKLATIDIDAPVEYDVDSATLDNMFSDKAYEMFKRYNFKSLLKKFDAATTTREPEIFDKFRTIDDFGEVEEYFAGADFGGCIGLKLLYEDGCVSGAALAHEDNSVCYIPVQGFVTEDYLKAKITDMAAVCDCIAGLNIKSVLPAIDRQVYPKLIDAGLGAYLLNPLKESYSYDELARDYLNMLLPNRNELTGRMSYAEASMVKSEELARLACMEAYCVRHAWNVISVKLDEVQMKHLFDDIEMPLVFVLYDMECEGIMVDSKGLKEYGDKLATRITELENTIYELAGTKFNINSPKQLGTVLFEDMKLPSGKKTKSGYSTAADVLEKLAPEYPVVAKILEYRQLTKLKSTYADGLAVYILEDGRIHGHFNQTITATGRISSTEPNLQNIPVRMEIGRQIRKVFVPKPGCVFLDADYSQIELRILAHMSQDDKLIAAYNTAQDIHAITASQVFHVPLDEVTRTQRSNAKAVNFGIIYGISSFGLSQDLSISRKEASEYIEQYFATYPHIKEFIDGLVASAKKNGYSTTMFGRRRPVPELNSSNFMQRQFGERIAMNSPIQGSAADIIKIAMINVSRALKDNNLKSKMILQVHDELLIETYEDEVDAVRQILIDNMTNAASLRVPLEVDVKEGHDWLEAH encoded by the coding sequence ATGGCAAAGTTAGTTTTAATAGATGGACACAGTATTCTGAACAGGGCATTCTACGGGGTGCCGGATCTTACCAATGCGCAGGAGGTTCATACCAATGCAATATACGGATTCCTTAATATCATGTTTAAGATAATTGATGAGGAGAAGCCGGAGCACCTTATAGTTGCATTTGACATGAGCGCACCTACGTTCAGGCATAAGATGTTTGCAGAGTACAAAGGCACAAGAAAGCCGATGCCCGAAGAATTAAGACAGCAGGTACCGCTTATCAAAGAGGTTCTTGAGGCTATGGGGATAGAGATTGTCCAGAAAGAAGGCTATGAAGCTGATGATATCCTCGGTACAATTGCAAAGCATAGTGAAAAGAACGGACTTGATGTATCAATAGTATCCGGAGACAGGGATATTCTTCAGATTGCTACTGAACATATAATGATACGTATTCCAAAGACAAAAAAAGGTGTTACTGAGATAGAAAACTATAATGCATGTGATGTCGAGGCACTGTACGGAGTTACACCTGCCGAGTTCATTGATATGAAAGCTCTTATGGGAGATTCATCAGATAATATACCGGGAGCACCGGGAATAGGTGAGAAGACGGCAGGAGCAATTATACAGAAGTTCGGTTCAGTGGAGAATGCGTATAACCATATCGATGAGGTTACACCTAACAGGGCAAGGAATTCACTTGCTGATAACTATGATCAGGTGCTTCTTAGCAAGAAGCTGGCAACTATAGACATTGATGCACCGGTTGAATATGATGTTGATAGTGCAACACTTGATAACATGTTCTCTGATAAGGCATATGAGATGTTCAAGAGATATAACTTCAAGAGTCTGCTCAAGAAGTTTGATGCCGCAACGACGACAAGAGAACCTGAGATATTTGATAAGTTCAGGACTATAGATGACTTCGGAGAAGTTGAAGAATACTTCGCAGGTGCAGACTTTGGCGGCTGCATCGGATTGAAGCTGCTGTATGAGGATGGATGTGTATCAGGTGCTGCGCTGGCACATGAAGATAACAGTGTATGCTACATACCGGTTCAGGGCTTTGTTACAGAGGATTATCTCAAAGCAAAGATAACGGATATGGCTGCTGTATGTGACTGCATTGCGGGACTTAATATTAAGTCAGTCCTCCCGGCAATAGACAGACAGGTATATCCAAAGCTTATTGATGCCGGACTTGGCGCATATCTTCTTAATCCCCTTAAGGAAAGCTACAGCTATGATGAGCTTGCAAGGGATTATCTCAATATGCTTCTGCCTAACAGGAATGAGCTGACAGGCAGGATGTCATACGCAGAGGCATCAATGGTGAAGAGTGAAGAACTTGCCAGACTTGCATGCATGGAGGCATATTGCGTAAGACACGCATGGAACGTGATAAGTGTAAAGCTTGATGAAGTGCAGATGAAGCATCTGTTTGATGATATAGAGATGCCGCTTGTATTTGTGCTGTACGACATGGAGTGCGAGGGAATAATGGTTGACTCCAAAGGGCTTAAGGAGTACGGTGACAAGCTTGCAACAAGAATTACAGAACTTGAGAACACAATATATGAGCTGGCAGGGACAAAGTTCAACATTAATTCTCCAAAGCAGCTTGGAACTGTATTGTTTGAAGATATGAAGCTTCCGAGCGGTAAGAAGACAAAGAGCGGATATTCGACGGCAGCAGACGTACTCGAGAAGCTTGCACCGGAATATCCCGTTGTTGCGAAGATACTTGAGTACAGGCAGCTTACCAAGCTTAAGTCAACATATGCAGACGGCCTTGCAGTGTATATACTTGAGGACGGAAGAATACACGGACATTTTAACCAGACTATTACTGCTACGGGGAGAATAAGTAGTACCGAACCGAATCTTCAGAATATTCCGGTAAGAATGGAGATTGGAAGACAGATACGAAAAGTATTCGTGCCAAAGCCGGGATGTGTATTCCTTGATGCCGATTATTCGCAGATTGAGCTCAGGATTCTTGCACATATGTCTCAGGATGATAAGCTTATAGCTGCGTATAATACCGCACAGGATATACATGCAATTACTGCATCACAGGTGTTCCATGTTCCGCTTGATGAGGTTACAAGGACACAGAGAAGTAATGCCAAGGCAGTTAATTTTGGAATAATATATGGAATAAGTTCATTCGGCCTCAGCCAGGACTTAAGCATATCCAGAAAGGAAGCTTCAGAATATATCGAACAGTACTTTGCTACATATCCGCATATAAAGGAATTTATAGACGGACTTGTTGCAAGTGCAAAGAAGAATGGATATTCGACAACTATGTTCGGAAGACGCAGGCCTGTGCCGGAGCTTAATTCAAGTAATTTCATGCAGAGACAGTTTGGTGAGAGAATTGCGATGAATTCACCTATTCAGGGCTCTGCGGCAGATATAATAAAGATAGCAATGATTAATGTAAGCCGTGCGCTTAAGGATAATAACCTTAAGTCAAAGATGATACTTCAGGTGCACGATGAACTCCTTATTGAGACATATGAGGATGAGGTGGATGCTGTAAGACAGATTCTCATTGATAATATGACGAATGCAGCCAGTTTAAGAGTGCCGCTCGAAGTTGATGTGAAGGAAGGCCATGACTGGCTGGAAGCACACTAA
- the deoD gene encoding purine-nucleoside phosphorylase, whose protein sequence is MGTPHNSASKGDIAKTVLMPGDPLRAKFIAEHFLEDAVCFNRVRNMFGYTGTYKGKEVSVMGSGMGMPSMGIYSYELFSEYDVDRIIRIGSAGGYADDVHVRDVIIAMAASTDSNYASQYRLGGTFAPTADYGMLSAAVEAAQQKNIPVKVGNVLSTDVFYHVDSEYATRWKNMGVLATEMECAALYMNAAYFGKKALGIFTVSDHLFTGEELSAEERETTFTDMMEIALAI, encoded by the coding sequence ATGGGAACACCACATAACAGTGCATCAAAAGGTGATATAGCAAAGACGGTTCTCATGCCGGGAGATCCGCTGAGAGCAAAGTTTATCGCAGAGCATTTTCTTGAAGATGCGGTATGCTTTAACAGGGTGCGTAATATGTTCGGATATACCGGAACATACAAAGGGAAAGAAGTATCTGTAATGGGAAGCGGAATGGGTATGCCTTCCATGGGAATATACAGCTACGAGCTTTTTTCGGAGTATGACGTTGACAGAATTATAAGAATCGGTTCAGCAGGCGGATATGCAGATGATGTGCATGTAAGGGATGTAATTATTGCAATGGCGGCTTCAACAGACTCCAATTATGCAAGCCAGTACAGACTGGGTGGAACATTCGCACCGACTGCAGACTATGGAATGCTCAGTGCGGCAGTGGAGGCTGCACAACAGAAGAATATTCCGGTTAAGGTAGGCAATGTGCTTTCTACAGATGTGTTCTATCATGTTGACAGTGAGTATGCCACAAGATGGAAGAATATGGGTGTGCTTGCAACAGAGATGGAATGCGCGGCACTCTATATGAATGCGGCATATTTTGGCAAAAAGGCGCTTGGCATATTCACGGTTTCAGACCACCTGTTTACCGGTGAGGAACTCTCTGCCGAAGAAAGAGAGACAACATTTACCGATATGATGGAGATAGCACTTGCAATATAG
- the cdd gene encoding cytidine deaminase has protein sequence MTETELLDEARHAMLNAYAPYSKFCVGAALLAEDGTVYTGCNIENASYGASICAERVAIAGCISDKKRHIRRIAICSTSGNETFPCGICRQVMSEFMDEDSQIILETKDGGFHVYTLAELLPYSFNSDSMNSGK, from the coding sequence ATGACAGAGACTGAACTTCTAGATGAGGCGAGACATGCGATGCTCAATGCATATGCACCATATTCAAAGTTCTGTGTTGGTGCAGCACTGCTTGCAGAGGATGGTACGGTATATACCGGATGCAATATTGAGAATGCATCATACGGTGCATCGATATGTGCCGAACGCGTTGCAATAGCCGGATGTATCTCTGACAAAAAACGGCATATACGCCGGATAGCTATATGTTCAACGAGTGGGAATGAGACATTTCCATGCGGAATATGCAGGCAGGTTATGAGCGAATTCATGGATGAAGATTCGCAGATAATTCTCGAGACAAAGGATGGCGGCTTTCATGTATACACATTGGCAGAGCTGCTGCCATATTCATTTAATTCGGATAGTATGAATTCCGGCAAATAG
- a CDS encoding DUF3048 domain-containing protein: MRRKGVIKKCAALSLALIMSMGTLAGCGKGGDSTTDTLPSQNESKVADANTDAKGEPATTDASHPNEARSMLTGKWVPADTANNSPVCVMYSNIKDAIPQSSISYADIVFESLVEGGITRLCAFFENKDNLVKIGPVRSCRLYYLFLAKEYEATYVHFGYSDLAEEYLKMDKMHSLDGMVYCGFYRSTDRVAPHNAYTSWQGIMDSVAAKGYPTTYPEGYRSPLQFNTDDNNDIDLSGDPIAQKCNKFVPGYPYNKPWFEYNAEDGLYYRYQFGDAHIDKETGEQLAFKNILVKYVTGDYVDGTPDYVNSDAGMALYITDGYAVPVTWWKLEEFGQTYYYGADGKEITVNQGKTFICYVEERYKDNVEVLP, translated from the coding sequence ATGAGAAGAAAAGGGGTAATTAAAAAGTGTGCGGCGCTGTCACTTGCACTGATAATGTCGATGGGAACTCTTGCAGGATGCGGTAAGGGTGGTGATTCAACAACAGATACACTGCCGTCACAGAATGAGAGCAAGGTGGCTGATGCCAATACGGATGCCAAGGGAGAACCTGCTACAACTGATGCGTCACATCCGAATGAAGCAAGAAGCATGCTTACTGGCAAGTGGGTGCCTGCTGATACTGCCAACAATTCACCTGTATGTGTAATGTACAGCAACATCAAGGATGCAATACCACAGTCATCAATAAGCTATGCGGATATAGTATTTGAATCACTTGTTGAAGGTGGAATTACAAGACTTTGCGCATTCTTTGAGAATAAAGACAATCTTGTTAAGATAGGACCTGTAAGAAGCTGCCGTCTGTATTATCTGTTCCTTGCCAAGGAGTATGAGGCGACATATGTACATTTTGGATATTCAGATCTTGCTGAAGAGTATCTTAAGATGGACAAGATGCATTCACTCGACGGAATGGTATATTGTGGGTTCTACAGAAGCACTGACAGAGTTGCCCCGCATAATGCATACACATCATGGCAGGGAATTATGGACAGTGTGGCTGCCAAAGGATATCCTACAACATATCCTGAAGGATACCGTTCACCTCTTCAGTTCAATACTGATGATAATAATGATATAGACCTCTCCGGGGATCCTATTGCACAGAAGTGTAATAAGTTTGTTCCGGGCTATCCATACAATAAGCCGTGGTTTGAGTATAATGCCGAGGATGGGCTTTATTACCGTTATCAGTTCGGTGATGCACATATTGACAAAGAGACGGGCGAACAGCTTGCATTTAAGAATATCCTTGTGAAGTATGTTACGGGTGATTATGTTGACGGAACACCTGACTATGTTAATTCAGATGCAGGAATGGCCCTCTATATAACTGACGGATATGCAGTCCCTGTTACATGGTGGAAGCTTGAAGAATTCGGACAGACATATTATTATGGCGCTGATGGCAAAGAGATTACGGTTAATCAGGGTAAGACATTTATCTGCTATGTAGAAGAAAGATATAAAGATAATGTGGAAGTGCTTCCGTAA
- the ybeY gene encoding rRNA maturation RNase YbeY, with protein sequence MTINIDYETDIRIVPEIPEEEIINKVITQACDYEKCPYEVEVNVLLTDNESIHETNREYRGVDAPTDVLSFPMIDYEAPADFAFLEDSPVEDYFDPDTGELLLGDIVISVEKVMEQAEKYGHSVKRELAFLVAHSMLHLFGYDHMEPDEAEVMEDKQNQILLNIGITRMEDNI encoded by the coding sequence ATGACAATTAATATTGATTATGAGACAGATATCAGGATAGTACCGGAGATACCGGAAGAAGAGATTATTAATAAAGTTATAACGCAGGCATGCGATTACGAAAAATGCCCATACGAGGTTGAGGTTAATGTATTGCTAACTGACAATGAATCTATACATGAGACGAACCGCGAGTACAGGGGAGTTGATGCTCCTACCGATGTGCTGTCATTTCCGATGATTGATTATGAGGCACCGGCAGATTTTGCATTCCTTGAGGATTCTCCTGTAGAGGATTATTTTGACCCTGACACGGGAGAACTTCTGCTCGGTGATATTGTTATATCGGTAGAGAAAGTTATGGAGCAGGCAGAGAAGTATGGACACAGTGTAAAGCGTGAGCTTGCATTCCTTGTGGCACACAGCATGCTGCATCTGTTCGGATATGATCATATGGAGCCGGATGAGGCAGAGGTAATGGAGGACAAGCAGAATCAGATACTGCTTAATATTGGAATAACAAGAATGGAGGACAATATATGA